From the Clupea harengus chromosome 15, Ch_v2.0.2, whole genome shotgun sequence genome, one window contains:
- the LOC105897706 gene encoding uncharacterized protein LOC105897706, whose amino-acid sequence MATTLHPHCSTCVNLHCLEPAHHGTSCEVTSCSLACGAAFHSCKGSEHRLLCPLEPVPCPSQSYGCPLSMPRARVAQHLAICPASVVRCRHTHFPSIHPVSAHTLSFTADMPDKHSTDTQTASIHSTDAYTMNTNPPLTHTTYTQVSNIQTQNANLYSVNPGLNGKDSLEDTLHKRIKNIPNVVLCNNITNGVSEDLERSVAEAASTRHPITSAAAKTENHLAQSDRAETKEGGSEGRCAGQSASEGSASWEDESPLSQPLSDLDAFPPCYDREARLQLLHRFLPPELSARFADTPVNHGIGPTQNQGMEGCSAADYLGWFPAQPITKVTEIMEASLGEASCAPVPLTSTTPEMPSQMPPTVGSQTGTPVSSSPCQRYGEPHGACGQLFRRDEFLWHSRNVHADLDLLERACPLSAYGCPVTQRQLSTPHGAHLVYDARLGAFGLLPAPPAVTPDPQGLDRLSSLPLELQRHLLGYLDGFSLNQLALASCRMREVCASLLRARGMVLLRWERCCHDNDDGGSSSSSGGGDGGCGIRRWKVQDKVWRFSTAYSCVESWYLVDAPSLSNHLQCCPWNQVEHPLEARALPCMNGTPELERLKPVGACLPMGRGTHTLFHSLAPMESPYWGCR is encoded by the exons atggcaacaacacTCCATCCCCACTGCTCTACGTGCGTAAACCTCCACTGCCTGGAGCCAGCCCACCATGGCACTTCCTgtgaggtcacttcctgttcacTGGCATGCGGGGCGGCGTTCCACAGCTGCAAGGGCTCTGAGCACCGTCTCCTGTGCCCGCTGGAGCCCGTGCCCTGCCCCAGCCAGTCCTATGGGTGCCCGCTGTCCATGCCCCGAGCCCGAGTGGCACAGCACCTCGCCATCTGCCCGGCCAGCGTGGTgcgatgcagacacacacactttccgaGCATACACCccgtgagcgcacacacactctctttcaccgCAGACATGCCTGACAAAcattccacagacacacagactgccaGTATTCACAGCACTGATGCATACACCATGAATACAAatcccccccttacacacactacCTACACACAAGTGTCAAATATTCAGACACAAAATGCAAACTTGTATAGTGTTAATCCAGGTCTTAATGGCAAGGATAGCCTAGAAGATACACTTCACAAGAGAATCAAGAACATACCCAATGTTGTTCTCTGCAACAACATCACCAATGGTGTAAGTGAAGATCTGGAGCGAAGCGTTGCCGAAGCTGCTTCAACCAGGCACCCAATTACATCAGCTGCTGCGAAGACGGAGAACCACCTCGCCCAATCAGACAGAGCTGAGACCAAAGAAGGCGGGAGCGAGGGCCGCTGTGCAGGCCAGTCTGCTAGTGAGGGCAGTGCATCGTGGGAAGATGAGTCCCCTCTGAGTCAGCCGCTGAGCGATCTGGACGCCTTCCCTCCATGTTACGACCGCGAGGCCAGACTTCAGCTGCTGCACCGCTTCCTCCCTCCAGAGCTCAGCGCCCGATTTGCCGACACGCCTGTCAATCATGGCATCGGGCCAACCCAGAACCAAGGAATGGAAGGGTGCTCCGCAGCCGACTACCTGGGATGGTTCCCCGCTCAACCAATCACCAAAGTAACTGAAATCATGGAAGCATCATTAGGCGAAGCATCCTGTGCCCCGGTACCCCTCACTTCCACCACCCCTGAGATGCCCTCCCAAATGCCACCCACTGTAGGCTCTCAAACTGGCACCCCAGTGTCCTCCAGCCCATGCCAGCGCTACGGTGAACCCCATGGCGCTTGTGGGCAGCTGTTCCGCCGCGATGAGTTTCTGTGGCACAGCCGTAACGTCCACGCCGACCTGGACCTGCTGGAGCGCgcctgccctctctctgcctacGGCTGCCCTGTCACCCAGCGCCAGCTCTCCACCCCGCACGGCGCCCACCTCGTCTACGATGCCCGCCTGGGGGCCTTTGGACTGCTCCCCGCGCCCCCTgccgtgacccctgacccccaggGCCTGGACCGGCTCAGCTCCCTGCCCCTGGAACTGCAGCGCCACCTGCTGGGCTACCTGGATGGCTTCAGCCTCAACCAGCTGGCGCTGGCGTCGTGCAGGATGAGGGAGGTGTGTGCCAGCCTGCTGCGCGCACGGGGCATGGTGCTGCTGCGCTGGGAAAGGTGTTGTCATGACAACGACgatggcggcagcagcagcagcagtggtggtggtgatggtggctgTGGCATCCGCAGGTGGAAGGTTCAGGACAAG GTGTGGCGTTTCAGCACTGCCTACAGCTGCGTGGAATCCTGGTATTTGGTCGACGCCCCAAGCCTGTCCAATCACCTGCAGTGCTGCCCGTGGAACCAGGTAGAGCACCCCCTAGAGGCCAGAGCTCTTCCCTGCATGAACGGCACACCGGAGCTAGAGCGCCTGAAGCCTGTTGGGGCGTGCCTCCCCATggggagaggcacacacacattatttcatTCTCTTGCACCAATGGAAAGCCCTTATTGGGGGTGTAGATGA